One window of Nymphaea colorata isolate Beijing-Zhang1983 chromosome 1, ASM883128v2, whole genome shotgun sequence genomic DNA carries:
- the LOC116257801 gene encoding pyruvate kinase isozyme A, chloroplastic-like, producing MAQAIHALIPSSSPRVHLRTASTATTTIPKSKPFFIAIPRSPCLPRGRSSRSLISASYELENSFVAAANGSGAALAAGAVIEVDAVSEAELKENGFRSTRRTKLVCTIGPATSEFSQIEALAMGGMNVARINMCHGTREWHRDVISKVRKLNEEKGYAVAIMMDTEGSEIHMGDLGGAASAKAEDGQIWTFSVRAFTSPLPEHTINVNYDGFAEDIKVGDELLVDGGMVRFDVIEKIGPDVRCRCTDPGLLLPRANLTFWRDGSLVREKNAMLPTISSKDWLDIDFGIAEGVDFLAISFVKSAEVINHLKSYIAARSRDSDIAVIAKIESIDSLVNLEEIVRASDGAMVARGDLGAQIPLEEVPSAQQKIVQLCRQLNRPVIVASQLLESMIEYPTPTRAEVADVSEAVRQRSDALMLSGESAMGQYPEKALTVLRSVSLRMERWWREDKRHEATVLPGVASSFRDRISETICNSAAKMANSLEVDAIFVYTKTGYMASLLSRCRPDCPIFAFTTTTSVRRRLNLQWGLIPFRLNFSDDMESNLNRTFSLLKARGMIQSGDLVIAVSDMLQSIQVINVP from the exons atggcGCAAGCAATTCACGCCCTTATCCCTTCCTCTTCCCCGCGTGTTCATCTCCGAACTGCCTCCACCGCGACCACCACCATCCCCAAATCGAAGCCTTTCTTTATCGCCATTCCTCGATCCCCCTGCCTTCCTCGAGGTCGGTCTTCCCGGAGCCTCATCTCAGCCAGTTACGAGCTCGAGAACTCCTTTGTCGCGGCAGCCAATGGGAGCGGAGCAGCGCTGGCGGCGGGAGCCGTCATCGAGGTGGACGCCGTGAGCGAGGCCGAGCTGAAGGAGAACGGATTCCGCAGCACTCGGCGAACGAAGCTTGTGTGCACGATCGGTCCGGCGACGAGCGAATTCTCGCAGATAGAGGCGCTGGCCATGGGCGGAATGAACGTGGCTCGGATAAACATGTGTCATGGCACCCGAGAATGGCACCGGGACGTCATCAGCAAGGTCAGGAAGCTCAACGAGGAGAAGGGGTACGCCGTCGCTATCATGATGGACACTGAAGGGAGCGAGATCCACATGGGCGATCTAGGTGGCGCCGCCTCCGCGAAGGCGGAG GATGGTCAGATCTGGACTTTCAGTGTTCGAGCTTTTACTTCACCTCTTCCAGAACACACCATCAATGTGAACTATGATGGCTTTGCTGAAG ATATCAAGGTGGGAGATGAACTTCTTGTGGATGGAGGAATGGTAAGATTTGATGTGATTGAGAAGATTGGCCCAGATGTAAGATGCCGCTGCACAGATCCTGGCCTGCTGCTTCCTAGAGCTAATCTGACATTTTGGCGTGATGGCAGTCTTGTTCGTGAAAAAAATGCTATGCTTCCAACAATTTCTTCTAAG GATTGGCTTGACATTGATTTTGGGATTGCTGAAGGTGTGGATTTCCTTGCAATTTCATTTGTCAAGTCAGCTGAAGTAATAAATCATCTAAAGAGCTATATTGCTGCACGTTCTCGTGACAG TGACATTGCAGTAATTGCAAAAATTGAGAGTATTGATTCATTGGTGAACCTTGAGGAGATTGTTCGTGCATCTGATGGAGCCATGGTGGCTAGAGGAGACCTTGGGGCACAAATTCCACTGGAAGAGGTTCCCTCTGCACAGCAGAAGATAGTTCAATTATGCCGGCAGCTCAACAGACCTGTCATTGTTGCATCACAGCTGCTTGAGTCCATGATCGAGTACCCTACGCCAACAAGAGCAGAAGTTGCTGATGTTTCAGAAGCAGTGAGACAGCGATCAGATGCTCTCATGCTTTCTGGAGAATCAGCAATGGGTCAATATCCTGAAAAAGCTCTAACAGTTCTGAGAAGCGTGAGTCTGAGAATGGAGAGGTGGTGGAGAGAGGACAAGCGACATGAAGCAACAGTCCTTCCTGGTGTTGCATCTTCCTTCAGGGACCGTATTTCAGAGACAATATGCAATTCTGCTGCTAAAATGG CGAATAGCTTGGAGGTGGACGCGATTTTTGTGTACACAAAGACTGGATACATGGCTTCTCTTTTATCGCGGTGCCGGCCAGATTGCCCCATTTTTGCCTTCACAACAACAACCTCTGTGCGTCGCAGGCTTAATCTGCAATGGGGTTTGATACCCTTTAGGTTAAACTTCTCCGATGACATGGAAAGCAACCTAAATAGAACATTCTCATTACTAAAGGCTAGGGGTATGATACAGTCTGGGGATCTTGTTATTGCTGTCTCTGACATGTTGCAGTCTATTCAGGTGATCAATGTCCCTTAG
- the LOC116246003 gene encoding uncharacterized protein LOC116246003 isoform X1 translates to MPESSTRDASPPRHRRCTSAPGSYLRRGSPRLMKRWQLDKDSMGSKGKESLNNERNSLNQEILMLEKRLHDQFYLRWALENALGYRSTSLPDKDVSPLPKAATELIKEIAVLEVEVLHLERYVLSLYRMAFDRCSNNFSSADMNQCSTLPLTCHEKSVHQDNEVIERQDDFHVPSSTMSVPNYSHSSTNSCHSIGSPRQIDSMIQQNKVSLSRSVSDHDKWNSPSRQDYEHLDGCHSRPRSLAKNMKNSSRTTSLADHLGTSIADHVTETPNRLSEDILRCMSAIYCKLANPHLPQAGLTSSPTSSLSSGSTFSPQDQHDNWSPRCNAEAATNPYRTSELGENNGPYSAMVVVPWIHVDSDRLSYAAQILQKFRSLVQRLEKVDPRKMKHEEKLAFWINIHNALVMHAYLAYGIPTNHSKREPLIVKAAYNVGGQSINACLIQTSILGCIRQTSASWLQTLLSPGSKSRSGNDQHAYAIEHPEPLLHFALSLGGHSDPAVRIYTPKRISKELETAKEEYIQSNIFMRKETRIILPKIIDYYARDAALNLSGLMNVIHDCLSGAQRKALQKCTDGKPPKNVVQFLPYNSVFHYIIHRELAKL, encoded by the exons aTTTTAATGCTTGAGAAACGACTGCATGACCAATTTTACTTGCGTTGGGCCCTGGAAAATGCACTTGGCTATAGAAGTACATCCTTGCCTGATAAAGATGTTTCTCCATTACCAAAG GCAGCTACTGAACTCATCAAGGAGATTGCTGTGCTGGAGGTTGAAGTTCTTCATTTGGAGCGCTATGTACTTTCTTTGTATCGAATGGCCTTTGATCgttgttcaaataatttttcttcagCTGACATGAACCAATGTTCCACTTTGCCTTTGACTTGTCACGAAAAGTCTGTACATCAAGATAATGAGGTCATAGAACGGCAGGATGATTTTCATGTCCCATCCAGTACAATGTCTGTTCCCAATTATTCCCACAGTTCAACAAATAGTTGTCATAGTATTGGAAGTCCAAGGCAGATAGATTCCATGATACAGCAGAACAAAGTTTCTCTTTCACGGTCTGTTTCTGATCATGATAAGTGGAATTCACCATCAAGGCAAGACTATGAGCACTTGGATGGTTGTCATTCGAGGCCCAGATCATTGGCAAAG aatatgaaaaattcttCGCGCACCACTTCTCTGGCTGATCATCTTGGGACATCCATTGCCGATCATGTGACTGAGACTCCTAACAGGCTCTCTGAAGATATACTCAGATGCATGTCTGCAATCTACTGCAAACTTGCGAATCCCCATTTACCACAAGCAGGATTGACATCTTCACCAACATCATCATTGTCCTCTGGAAGCACATTCTCTCCACAGGATCAGCATGATAATTGGAGTCCTAGGTGCAATGCTGAAGCTGCCACTAATCCTTATCGTACCAGTGAGTTGGGAGAAAATAATGGACCGTATAGTGCAATGGTGGTAGTGCCATGGATACATGTAGATAGTGACAGGTTAAGCTATGCAGCACAGATACTGCAAAAATTTAG ATCTCTTGTGCAGCGTCTCGAAAAGGTTGACCcaagaaagatgaaacatgaAGAGAAACTTGCGTTTTGGATAAATATACATAATGCTTTGGTGATGCAT GCATATTTAGCGTATGGAATTCCAACAAACCATTCAAAGAGGGAACCTTTGATTGTAAAG GCAGCATATAATGTTGGAGGACAAAGCATAAATGCTTGTTTAATACAAACTTCCATTTTGGGATGCATTCGCCAAACTTCAGCATCG TGGTTGCAAACCCTACTGTCTCCAGGATCAAAATCTAGGTCTGGCAATGATCAACATGCATATGCCATTGAGCACCCAGAGCCACTACTGCATTTTGCACTTAGTTTGGGTGGACATTCTGATCCTGCG GTGCGTATCTACACACCCAAAAGGATATCTAAAGAGCTTGAGACTGCAAAAGAagagtacattcaatcaaatatattCATGCGCAAGGAAACAAGAATCATTCTGCCAAAAATTATTGATTATTATGCCAGGGATGCTGCTTTGAATTTGTCAGGCCTTATGAATGTTATCCATGACTGTCTATCTGGAGCACAACGGAAAGCACTACAAAAGTGTACTGATGGCAAGCCTCCTAAAAATGTCGTACAGTTTTTGCCATATAATTCTGTATTTCACTATATAATTCATAGAGAACTTGCTAAGCTATGA